From a region of the Teredinibacter turnerae genome:
- the gmk gene encoding guanylate kinase yields the protein MLSTGTLYTVSAPSGAGKTSLVKAVVDAVDNLLVSVSHTTRAQRPGEVDGINYHFVDRTQFEQMVENGDFLEHAQVFTNAYGTSKNWVLETLGAGKDVILEIDWQGAHQVRQLIPSAVSLFILPPSRETLRQRLTGRGQDNDSVIDARMAEAESEMSHYGEADYLVVNDNFNIALNEFRAIIIANRLTLEKQRLRHQSLLNNLLS from the coding sequence ATGCTCTCCACTGGCACACTCTATACTGTTTCCGCGCCCTCCGGTGCGGGTAAAACCAGCCTTGTTAAGGCTGTCGTCGATGCGGTTGACAACCTGCTGGTCTCCGTCTCGCACACCACTCGCGCGCAGCGCCCCGGTGAGGTTGACGGCATCAATTACCATTTTGTCGACCGTACCCAATTTGAACAGATGGTGGAAAACGGTGATTTTCTCGAACACGCCCAGGTCTTTACCAACGCCTATGGCACGTCCAAAAACTGGGTGCTGGAAACGCTCGGCGCTGGTAAAGATGTCATTCTGGAGATTGACTGGCAGGGCGCGCACCAGGTGCGCCAGTTGATCCCCAGCGCAGTCAGCCTGTTTATTCTTCCACCGTCCCGGGAAACCTTGCGTCAACGCCTTACCGGTCGCGGGCAGGACAACGATTCCGTTATCGATGCCCGCATGGCGGAAGCCGAGAGCGAAATGTCACATTACGGCGAGGCGGACTACCTGGTCGTTAACGACAATTTCAATATTGCGCTGAACGAATTCCGCGCAATTATCATTGCGAATCGCTTAACACTTGAAAAACAACGGCTGAGACATCAAAGTCTCTTAAACAACCTATTGTCCTGA
- the rpoZ gene encoding DNA-directed RNA polymerase subunit omega, whose amino-acid sequence MARITVEDCLDHVDNRFELVIVGTKRARQLAVQGKTPMVPEENDKPTVIALREIEEGFVDASILDEKDEPQDTLIVGDGDNSLDLGMHNSPEA is encoded by the coding sequence ATGGCACGTATTACCGTAGAAGATTGTCTCGATCACGTGGATAACCGTTTTGAACTGGTTATCGTCGGCACCAAACGCGCCCGTCAGCTGGCGGTGCAGGGTAAAACTCCGATGGTTCCGGAAGAAAATGACAAGCCAACCGTAATTGCCTTGCGTGAAATTGAAGAAGGTTTTGTCGACGCGAGCATTCTCGACGAAAAAGACGAGCCACAAGACACCCTGATCGTAGGCGATGGCGACAACAGCCTCGACCTGGGTATGCACAACTCACCTGAGGCTTAA